In one Culex quinquefasciatus strain JHB chromosome 2, VPISU_Cqui_1.0_pri_paternal, whole genome shotgun sequence genomic region, the following are encoded:
- the LOC6049066 gene encoding guanine nucleotide-binding protein G(s) subunit alpha isoforms XLas translates to MSAPGKHNLTGYECALCEEPPNEENQMVFCEKCQGFFHLQCAGVTEADKDLSFTCKKCTSLGDTVDQTGDENEGETVVDGSKKDKTLPGKPNPSVINKLDGSTEQEDAELQHRLEMQQLQEAFQNQLRREQEKRLMILHLERQMLEQKAALDAELNQRKNELYEEFRHVVNGSQQDDGATAGAESIPVASTGSESSTGPEPSAGSESSAGPESSAGPEPSTGSESSAGPESSTGPEPNTGSESSAGPESSTGPEPSTGSKSSAGPEPSAGPESSAGSEPSAGPEPSAGSESSAGPEPSAGSKPSAGPESSAGTKPSAGPESSAGSKPSAGPEPSAGSESSAGPESARSRPADTGRHPKFTW, encoded by the exons ATGAGCGCACCCGGAAAACATAACCTCACCGGTTACGAGTGTGCTCTGTGCGAAGAACCCCCCAACGAGGAAAACCAGATGGTATTCTGCGAGAAATGCCAGGGCTTCTTCCATCTCCAATGCGCCGGGGTCACCGAAGCCGACAAGGACCTGTCCTTCACTTGCAAGAAGTGCACTAGCCTGGGTGATACGGTTGACCAAACCGGCGACGAAAATGAAGGAGAAACCGTCGTGGACGGCTCCAAGAAAGACAAAACCCTGCCAGGCAAGCCCAACCCATCCGTCATCAATAAGCTAGATGGGTCAACAGAGCAGGAGGACGCGGAGCTGCAGCATCGGCTCGAAATGCAGCAACTCCAGGAAGCTTTTCAAAATCAACTCCGTCGAGAACAGGAGAAACGATTGATGATTCTTCATCTGGAGCGGCAGATGCTGGAGCAAAAGGCGGCGCTGGATGCCGAGTTGAACCAGCGGAAAAATGAACTCTACGAGGAATTCCGACACGTAGTTAACGGATCGCAACAAGATGACGGTGCT ACCGCCGGTGCCGAATCCATTCCCGTGGCCAGCACCGGCTCCGAATCCAGCACCGGCCCCGAACCCAGCGCCGGCTCAGAATCCAGCGCCGGCCCCGAATCCAGCGCCGGCCCCGAACCCAGCACCGGCTCCGAATCCAGCGCCGGCCCCGAATCCAGCACCGGCCCCGAACCCAACACCGGCTCCGAATCCAGCGCCGGCCCCGAATCCAGCACCGGCCCCGAACCCAGCACCGGCTCCAAATCCAGCGCCGGCCCCGAACCCAGCGCCGGCCCCGAATCCAGCGCCGGCTCCGAACCCAGCGCCGGCCCCGAACCCAGCGCCGGCTCCGAATCCAGCGCCGGCCCCGAACCCAGCGCCGGCTCCAAACCCAGCGCCGGCCCCGAATCCAGCGCCGGCACCAAACCCAGCGCCGGCCCCGAATCCAGCGCCGGCTCCAAACCCAGCGCCGGCCCCGAACCCAGCGCC